GGCTTTTCCacacaaagcttttttttgtgacaagtttaaaccagtttatgAAATCCTACTTTTCAGGCTGAATCTCGCTCTGCTCATCATGGATCAGTCAGTGGACACAGTAGCCAATGAAGACATTGATTTTAATTACCTAAAGAAATAAAGTctgtttcaaaagtaaaatatttgagaatTTACAGCAAAAAGTCTCGATGCTCAGTAATTAATTCCTGCAGATGAATGTTTGTTTCCATTATAATAAAACCCCAATTCTTCATCTTGAATGTGAAATAATGCcatgtgaaaatgaaataaatactaGCACCTTATTACTTTAAAGTTActataaacagaaacagctgtCCAGAGTTTAGTTTGTGTAACTAAAGACATCACTAGATGAAGCCAAGTCAAATATCCTTTATTCTGTACAAGACAACTTTCAACTTGGTAAAAACTGATGACTCTAGAGCTGATGATGATGGTGTCATTTCTCCATTAGAGCATCGAAGTGATTAGGAGTTGGCGTTGGGTCCCTTCTTCTTTCCGAAGGTGGGCACAACGTTCACAAAACGCCTGTTGTACTGGATGCGGCGCTTGGCACGGCCggtcttctttttcttcttctcctgcttgTCAacctgggaaaaaaagaacaaaaatctctCATCTTCTTGAGATAGTTTTTGACAAACAATTGCACAGACACTTctgcagcaaagagaaaagaatttTTCCAGCACTGGAAGAAACAACACACTCATGCTTCCACAAGACTCAACATTATACTGCGACTGCAATAACAACTACAAGAAATTACCCTGTAATTTTAAATGACCTAAATGTCACTGTATCAAACAACtacagttaaataataaaaagaaaagccaaatATTACAGTATTACAACTCCATATGGTTTTTAAAACCTGTTACTGTGGTTCAATATTTGAAGTCATGCTTTCGTGAAGCAAGAAAATGCTTGGCAACAACGTACTGACCTCCCAGCAGCCTGCCAGCCACCTCCAGGGTGCAGTGCTCAGTCACGCCGCAGGTTGCCAGGGAGGCATCATCCTCCAGTGGGCAGCCAGCAAGCAGCAGCACCTGGTCCTCAACCAGGAGTCCTTCCAGAGCTTGGGCATGGGCCTGGAAAACAACCAGAGTCAACTCATCTTTAAAATACTGCtcatacaaaagaaaaaataataattaaagagctcagtacaaaacaaatcattctGGAACCTTACAAATTTCAGCTTGTAATTGTATTgattggtttttttgttttgtttttttattttaccttgaTCTGGCCAACAGTCTCCTGTCCAGTCACCTCAAGGGTGTGAGTGTTCTGGCCACGCAAGAAGAGCTGCATCTTTACGCTGGGAGAGGGAAGAAAGCCAAAAGGTTTAAGTAATTATTGTATTACCAGCAGATGCCAGTGACTGGATTGTGCCATCCCCTCAAACTATTTTATATTTGCTATTGTGGGTTAAGGTTTCTGTTTCAATGTTTCATCAAGTAAACTTTAATTCAATATGCATTACTTCCTGT
The Gambusia affinis linkage group LG22, SWU_Gaff_1.0, whole genome shotgun sequence DNA segment above includes these coding regions:
- the faua gene encoding FAU ubiquitin like and ribosomal protein S30 fusion a; protein product: MQLFLRGQNTHTLEVTGQETVGQIKAHAQALEGLLVEDQVLLLAGCPLEDDASLATCGVTEHCTLEVAGRLLGGQYSQYNVESCGSMSVLFLPVLEKFFSLCCRSVCAIVCQKLSQEDERFLFFFSQVDKQEKKKKKTGRAKRRIQYNRRFVNVVPTFGKKKGPNANS